One window from the genome of Streptococcus salivarius encodes:
- the nrdH gene encoding glutaredoxin-like protein NrdH → MAKITLFSKNNCMQCKMTKKFLEKEGADFEEINIDEQPEKIDYVKSLGFTAAPVIEAGDIVFSGFQPTKLKEIL, encoded by the coding sequence ATGGCAAAGATTACATTGTTTTCTAAAAACAACTGCATGCAGTGTAAAATGACTAAAAAATTCTTGGAAAAGGAAGGTGCTGATTTCGAAGAAATCAACATTGATGAACAACCAGAAAAAATCGATTACGTAAAAAGTCTTGGTTTCACTGCTGCTCCAGTTATTGAAGCAGGCGATATCGTCTTTTCAGGTTTTCAACCGACTAAACTTAAAGAAATCCTTTAA
- the ileS gene encoding isoleucine--tRNA ligase, which produces MKLKETLNLGKTAFPMRAGLPNKEPIWQKEWEDAKMYQRRQELNQGKPHFTLHDGPPYANGNIHVGHAMNKISKDIIVRSKSMSGFYAPYVPGWDTHGLPIEQVLAKQGVKRKELDRAEYLKMCRDYALSQVDKQREDFKRLGVSADWDNPYVTLTPDYEAAQIRVFGEMAKKGYIYQGAKPVYWSWSSESALAEAEIEYHDLVSTSLYYANKVKDGKGVLDTDTYIVVWTTTPFTVTASRGLTVGADIEYVLVKPAGENRKFVVASELLNSLSEKFGWTDVEVLQSYRGEELNQIVTEHPWDTEVDELVILGDHVTTDSGTGIVHTAPGFGEDDYNVGIANGLEVAVTVNERGIMMENAGPDFEGQFYDKVAPIVMEKLGDLLLAKEEISHSYPFDWRTKKPIIWRAVPQWFASVSKFRQEILDEIEKVKFHSEWGKVRLYNMIRDRGDWVISRQRAWGVPLPIFYAEDKTPIMTEETIEHVAKLFEEHGSVIWWERDAKDLLPEGFTHPGSPNGEFTKETDIMDVWFDSGSSWNGVVVNRPELTYPADLYLEGSDQYRGWFNSSLITSVANNGVAPYKQLLSQGFALDGKGEKMSKSLGNTIAPSDVEKQFGAEILRLWVTSVDTTNDVRISMDILSQVSESYRKIRNTLRFLIANTSDFNPTTDAVAFEDLRSVDQYMTIRFNQLVKTIRDAYANFEFLTIYKALVNFINVELSAFYLDFAKDVVYIESAESLERRQMQTVFYDILVKITKLLTPILPHTAEEIWSYLEFETEDYVQLSELPEAEDFVGQDALLERWNAFMDFRGQAQKALEEARNEKVIGKSLEAHLTIYPDDEVKELIEGLNTNLAQLLIVSALTIAEGEAPESAVSFEGVAFTVERATGDVCDRCRRIDPTTKERSYNATICDHCASIVEENFAEGVAEGFEVKAK; this is translated from the coding sequence ATGAAACTCAAAGAAACCTTAAATCTAGGTAAGACAGCTTTTCCAATGCGAGCTGGACTTCCTAACAAAGAACCAATCTGGCAAAAAGAGTGGGAAGATGCTAAGATGTATCAACGTCGTCAAGAGTTGAACCAAGGTAAACCTCACTTCACTCTTCATGATGGTCCTCCGTATGCCAATGGTAATATTCACGTTGGACATGCGATGAATAAAATTTCTAAGGATATCATTGTTCGTTCAAAATCAATGTCTGGTTTCTATGCTCCTTACGTTCCTGGTTGGGATACGCATGGTCTTCCAATTGAGCAAGTGTTGGCAAAACAAGGTGTGAAACGTAAAGAACTTGATCGTGCTGAATATCTTAAGATGTGTCGTGATTATGCACTTTCACAAGTTGACAAACAACGTGAAGATTTCAAACGTCTTGGTGTTTCGGCTGATTGGGATAATCCATATGTTACTTTGACACCAGACTATGAAGCTGCACAAATCCGTGTCTTTGGTGAGATGGCTAAAAAAGGTTACATCTATCAAGGCGCAAAACCAGTTTATTGGTCATGGTCATCAGAGTCAGCACTTGCTGAAGCAGAAATCGAGTACCATGATTTAGTTTCAACCTCACTTTACTATGCCAATAAGGTTAAGGATGGTAAAGGAGTACTAGACACAGATACATATATCGTAGTTTGGACAACAACACCATTTACAGTAACAGCTTCACGTGGTTTGACTGTTGGTGCTGATATTGAATACGTTCTCGTAAAACCTGCCGGAGAAAACCGAAAATTTGTCGTTGCTTCTGAATTACTTAATAGTCTTTCTGAGAAATTTGGTTGGACTGATGTGGAAGTACTTCAGTCATACCGTGGTGAAGAATTGAATCAAATCGTCACTGAACACCCATGGGATACAGAAGTTGATGAGCTTGTTATCCTTGGTGATCACGTAACTACAGATTCAGGTACAGGTATCGTCCATACGGCTCCTGGTTTTGGTGAGGATGACTATAACGTAGGTATTGCTAATGGCCTTGAAGTTGCCGTAACCGTTAATGAGCGTGGTATCATGATGGAAAATGCTGGTCCTGATTTTGAAGGTCAGTTCTACGATAAAGTGGCGCCAATCGTTATGGAAAAACTCGGTGATTTGCTCCTTGCTAAAGAAGAAATCTCACACTCATACCCATTTGACTGGCGTACGAAGAAACCAATCATCTGGCGTGCCGTACCACAATGGTTTGCTTCTGTTTCTAAATTCCGTCAAGAGATTTTGGATGAGATTGAAAAAGTTAAATTCCATTCTGAGTGGGGTAAAGTTCGTCTTTACAACATGATTCGTGACCGTGGTGACTGGGTAATCTCTCGTCAGCGTGCCTGGGGTGTGCCACTCCCAATCTTCTATGCTGAAGATAAAACACCAATCATGACCGAAGAAACAATCGAACATGTGGCTAAACTTTTCGAAGAGCACGGTTCAGTTATCTGGTGGGAACGTGATGCCAAAGATCTTCTTCCAGAAGGCTTTACACATCCAGGTTCACCAAACGGAGAGTTCACTAAAGAAACTGACATTATGGACGTATGGTTTGACTCAGGTTCATCATGGAATGGTGTTGTAGTTAACCGTCCTGAGTTAACTTATCCAGCTGACCTCTATCTTGAAGGTTCAGACCAATATCGTGGATGGTTTAACTCATCACTTATCACATCTGTTGCTAATAATGGTGTTGCACCATACAAACAACTCTTGTCTCAAGGTTTTGCGCTTGATGGTAAGGGTGAAAAGATGTCTAAATCCCTCGGTAATACTATTGCTCCTAGTGATGTTGAGAAACAATTTGGTGCTGAAATTCTTCGTCTTTGGGTAACAAGTGTTGATACAACTAATGACGTTCGTATCTCAATGGATATCCTTAGCCAAGTATCAGAATCTTATCGTAAGATTCGTAACACACTTCGTTTCTTGATTGCTAATACATCTGACTTCAATCCAACAACTGATGCAGTAGCCTTTGAAGACTTGCGTTCTGTAGATCAGTACATGACTATTCGATTTAACCAATTGGTTAAGACTATTCGTGATGCCTATGCAAACTTTGAGTTCTTGACTATCTACAAAGCCTTGGTTAACTTTATTAACGTTGAGTTATCTGCATTCTATCTTGATTTTGCCAAAGATGTGGTTTATATTGAGAGTGCGGAATCACTTGAACGTCGTCAAATGCAAACAGTCTTCTACGATATTCTTGTCAAGATTACAAAACTATTGACACCAATCCTTCCTCACACTGCAGAAGAAATTTGGTCATATCTTGAATTTGAAACAGAAGACTATGTTCAATTGTCAGAGTTACCAGAAGCAGAAGATTTTGTGGGTCAAGATGCACTTCTTGAAAGATGGAATGCCTTCATGGATTTCCGTGGCCAAGCTCAAAAAGCTTTGGAAGAAGCTCGTAATGAAAAAGTTATTGGTAAATCGCTTGAAGCTCATTTGACTATCTATCCTGATGATGAAGTCAAAGAACTTATTGAAGGTTTGAACACTAACCTTGCTCAACTTTTGATTGTTTCAGCATTGACTATTGCTGAAGGAGAAGCACCTGAATCTGCTGTAAGCTTTGAAGGTGTGGCATTCACAGTAGAACGTGCTACAGGTGATGTCTGTGACCGTTGTCGTCGTATCGATCCAACTACTAAAGAGCGTAGCTACAACGCGACTATCTGTGATCACTGTGCTAGCATTGTTGAAGAAAACTTTGCTGAAGGTGTAGCAGAAGGTTTTGAAGTAAAAGCAAAATAA
- a CDS encoding YggS family pyridoxal phosphate-dependent enzyme, translating to MTIEENKNNVYQAVKEACEKANRSSNEVNIIAVTKYVSSDVAEELVQTGIKHIAENRVDKFLDKYQALKNYDLTWHLIGTLQRRKVKDVINLVDYFHALDSVKLAEEIQKRADHTINCFLQVNVSGEESKHGFSAEELDTVLKQIENLDNICIVGLMTMAPIDADAQELDKIFSETNKLRQSIQEKKLKNVPCDQLSMGMSRDYDMAIQNGSTFVRIGSAFFKENGE from the coding sequence ATGACTATAGAAGAGAATAAAAATAATGTTTATCAAGCGGTAAAAGAAGCATGTGAAAAGGCTAATCGCTCTAGTAATGAAGTCAATATTATTGCCGTAACCAAATATGTTTCAAGTGATGTCGCTGAAGAATTGGTTCAAACGGGAATTAAGCACATTGCTGAAAATCGCGTTGATAAATTCTTAGATAAGTATCAAGCTTTAAAAAATTATGATTTGACTTGGCACCTTATTGGTACCTTGCAACGTCGTAAAGTAAAGGATGTTATTAATTTAGTTGATTATTTTCATGCTTTGGATTCTGTTAAATTAGCAGAGGAAATTCAAAAGCGTGCCGATCATACTATTAATTGCTTCCTACAAGTTAACGTTTCAGGGGAGGAATCAAAACATGGTTTTTCAGCTGAAGAACTTGATACTGTTCTAAAACAAATTGAAAATCTTGATAACATTTGTATCGTTGGCCTAATGACTATGGCTCCAATTGATGCAGATGCTCAAGAACTTGATAAGATTTTTTCTGAGACAAATAAGCTTAGACAATCAATTCAAGAGAAAAAACTAAAGAATGTTCCTTGTGATCAGTTAAGCATGGGGATGAGTCGAGACTATGACATGGCTATTCAGAATGGATCAACCTTTGTCAGAATAGGCAGTGCATTCTTTAAAGAGAACGGAGAATAA
- a CDS encoding RNA-binding protein gives MSDIKKIEQHYSLDERPFLEKVRGFCHLVDERYSPYLTDFLNPREIQIVEELAHYYNLKFFVSSTLESEEYGRVILAPEYYELEEDDFEIKRLEISYARQFNKLTHPKVLGALINQLGLDRQVFGDIILDEEGRVQFYIASHLASYAIMTITKIGNASVTLKEVSKDDWISNQEKYSKTFVLLSSMRLDNVLATVLNLSRSNALKLIASGKVKLNYRQVEKADQAVIIGDMISVRGYGRFRLAQQDGFSKSGKAKIVIESLLRRRKK, from the coding sequence ATGTCAGATATTAAAAAAATTGAACAGCATTACTCGTTAGATGAACGGCCTTTTCTAGAGAAGGTTAGGGGATTTTGTCATTTAGTTGATGAGAGGTACAGTCCTTACTTAACTGATTTCTTGAACCCTCGTGAAATTCAGATTGTTGAAGAGTTGGCTCATTATTACAATTTAAAATTTTTTGTGAGTTCAACTCTTGAATCTGAAGAGTATGGAAGAGTGATACTTGCTCCCGAATATTACGAGCTTGAAGAAGATGACTTTGAAATTAAACGATTAGAAATCTCATATGCGAGACAGTTCAATAAATTGACACACCCAAAAGTTTTGGGAGCACTGATTAATCAGCTTGGTCTTGATCGTCAAGTATTTGGAGATATTATTCTTGATGAAGAAGGACGCGTTCAATTTTACATTGCTTCTCATTTAGCAAGTTATGCGATAATGACTATTACTAAGATTGGTAATGCTTCGGTTACTCTAAAAGAAGTAAGTAAAGACGATTGGATTTCAAATCAAGAAAAGTATTCAAAAACTTTTGTCTTACTTTCCAGTATGCGTCTTGATAATGTGTTAGCGACGGTATTAAACTTATCTCGTTCTAACGCCTTAAAACTTATTGCTTCTGGAAAAGTAAAATTAAATTATAGACAAGTTGAGAAGGCTGATCAGGCAGTTATTATTGGTGATATGATTTCGGTTAGAGGTTATGGTCGATTTCGACTAGCTCAACAAGACGGATTTTCAAAGTCCGGGAAAGCTAAAATCGTTATTGAAAGTCTGTTAAGACGGAGAAAAAAGTAG
- the nrdE gene encoding class 1b ribonucleoside-diphosphate reductase subunit alpha, with amino-acid sequence MSLKNLGDVSYFRLNNEINRPVNGQIPLHKDKEALRAFFLENVKPNSMAFNSITDKINYLIENDYIESEFIGKYEPAFIEKLSAEIHSQKFRFQSFMAAYKFYQQYALKTNDGESYLESIEDRVLFNALYFADGDENLASDLANEMIHQRYQPATPSFLNAGRSRRGELVSCFLIQVTDDMNSIGRSINSALQLSRIGGGVGISLSNLREAGAPIKGYAGAASGVVPVMKLFEDSFSYSNQLGQRQGAGVVYLDVFHPDILAFLSTKKENADEKVRVKTLSLGVTVPDKFYELARNNEDMYLFSPYSVEKEYGKPYNYIDITAMYDELVANPNITKTKINARELETEISKLQQESGYPYIVNVDTANRHNPIDGKIVMSNLCSEILQVQTPSELNDAQEFVKLGTDISCNLGSTNILNMMTSPDFGRSIKAMTRALTFVTDSSSIDAVPSIKNGNQQAHTFGLGAMGLHSYLAKHHIEYGSPESVEFTNIYFMLMNYWTLVESNNIARERQETFVGFEKSKYADGSYFDKYVTGQYVPKSDRIKELFDGHFIPQAKDWEELRELVKKDGLYHQNRLAVAPNGSISYINDCSASIHPITQRIEERQEKKIGKIYYPANGLSTDTIPFYTSAYDMDMRKVIDVYAAATEHVDQGLSLTLFLRSELPKEIYEWKTENKQTTRDLSILRNYAFNKGIKSIYYIRTYTDDGEEVGSNQCESCVI; translated from the coding sequence ATGTCTTTAAAAAATCTTGGCGATGTCTCATACTTCCGCCTCAACAACGAAATTAACCGTCCTGTTAACGGTCAAATTCCTTTGCATAAGGACAAAGAAGCACTTCGTGCCTTCTTCCTTGAAAACGTTAAGCCAAATTCAATGGCATTCAACAGCATCACAGATAAAATTAATTATTTGATTGAGAACGATTATATCGAGTCTGAATTCATCGGTAAATACGAACCTGCTTTCATCGAAAAGTTGTCTGCAGAAATTCATTCTCAAAAATTCCGCTTCCAATCTTTCATGGCAGCCTACAAGTTCTACCAACAATATGCCCTCAAAACAAACGATGGCGAGTCTTACCTCGAAAGTATTGAAGATCGCGTTCTTTTCAACGCCCTTTACTTTGCTGATGGTGATGAAAACCTTGCTAGTGACCTTGCTAACGAAATGATTCACCAACGTTACCAACCTGCTACTCCTTCATTTCTAAATGCTGGACGTAGCCGTCGTGGTGAACTCGTGTCATGTTTCCTTATTCAAGTAACGGATGACATGAATTCAATCGGACGTTCTATCAACTCGGCCCTCCAGTTATCACGTATTGGTGGTGGGGTAGGTATTAGCCTATCCAATCTACGTGAAGCTGGTGCTCCTATCAAAGGATACGCTGGGGCAGCCTCTGGTGTCGTACCTGTTATGAAGCTTTTTGAAGATAGCTTCTCTTACTCAAACCAACTTGGCCAACGTCAAGGTGCTGGTGTTGTTTACCTGGATGTTTTCCACCCAGATATCCTTGCCTTCCTTTCTACTAAGAAAGAGAATGCCGATGAGAAGGTGCGTGTTAAGACACTATCACTTGGTGTTACAGTTCCAGATAAATTCTACGAGTTGGCACGTAATAATGAAGATATGTACCTCTTCAGCCCTTACTCAGTCGAAAAAGAGTATGGTAAACCATATAACTACATTGATATTACAGCTATGTATGATGAGTTGGTGGCCAATCCCAATATTACAAAAACCAAGATTAATGCACGTGAGCTAGAAACTGAAATTTCTAAACTCCAACAAGAATCAGGTTATCCATATATTGTCAATGTTGATACAGCCAATCGACACAACCCAATTGATGGTAAGATCGTCATGTCCAACCTCTGTTCTGAAATTCTCCAAGTTCAAACACCAAGTGAACTTAACGATGCACAAGAGTTTGTCAAACTCGGTACAGATATTTCATGTAACCTTGGATCAACTAATATCCTTAACATGATGACATCTCCTGACTTCGGACGTTCGATTAAGGCTATGACACGTGCACTTACCTTTGTTACAGATAGTTCAAGTATTGATGCTGTACCATCCATCAAAAATGGTAACCAACAAGCTCATACCTTTGGTTTAGGAGCTATGGGGCTTCACTCTTACCTTGCTAAACACCATATCGAGTATGGTAGCCCCGAATCTGTTGAATTCACTAATATCTACTTCATGCTTATGAACTACTGGACTTTGGTTGAATCTAACAATATTGCCCGCGAACGTCAAGAAACCTTTGTCGGTTTTGAAAAATCAAAATATGCTGATGGTTCTTACTTTGATAAATACGTTACAGGCCAATACGTTCCTAAATCTGACCGTATCAAAGAACTTTTCGATGGTCACTTCATTCCACAAGCCAAAGATTGGGAAGAACTACGTGAACTCGTTAAGAAAGATGGACTCTACCATCAAAACCGTTTGGCTGTTGCACCAAATGGCTCAATCTCTTATATTAATGACTGTTCTGCTTCTATCCATCCAATCACACAACGTATTGAAGAACGTCAAGAAAAGAAAATCGGAAAAATTTACTATCCGGCCAACGGTCTTTCAACAGACACAATTCCTTTCTACACTTCAGCCTACGACATGGACATGCGTAAAGTTATCGACGTCTATGCCGCTGCGACTGAACACGTTGATCAAGGTTTGTCATTAACCCTATTCTTGCGTAGTGAGTTACCAAAAGAAATTTACGAATGGAAAACAGAAAATAAACAAACAACTCGTGACCTTTCTATCCTTCGTAACTACGCCTTTAACAAAGGAATTAAATCAATCTACTACATCCGTACTTATACAGATGATGGGGAAGAGGTTGGTTCTAACCAATGTGAAAGCTGTGTCATTTAA
- the nrdF gene encoding class 1b ribonucleoside-diphosphate reductase subunit beta, giving the protein METYYKAINWNEIEDAIDKSTWEKLTEQFWLDTRIPLSNDLDDWRKLSAEEKDLVGKVFGGLTLLDTMQSQTGVEAIRADVRTPHEEAVLNNIQFMESVHAKSYSSIFSTLNTKSEIEEIFEWTNSNKYLQTKAKIINDIYENGTPLQKKVASTYLETFLFYSGFFTPLYYLGNNKLANVAEIIKLIIRDESVHGTYIGYKFQLGFNELPEEEQESFREWMYDLLYQLYENEELYTKSLYDGVGWTEEVMTFLRYNANKALMNLGQDPLFPDSANDVNPIVMNGISTGTSNHDFFSQVGNGYLLGTVEAMQDDDYNYGL; this is encoded by the coding sequence ATGGAAACTTACTACAAAGCCATTAACTGGAATGAAATCGAAGATGCGATTGATAAATCTACCTGGGAAAAATTGACCGAGCAATTTTGGCTAGATACACGTATCCCACTTTCAAATGACCTTGATGACTGGCGTAAACTTTCCGCTGAAGAAAAAGATTTAGTTGGAAAAGTTTTCGGTGGTTTAACATTGCTAGATACCATGCAATCTCAAACGGGTGTTGAAGCCATTCGTGCAGACGTCCGTACACCTCATGAAGAAGCTGTATTGAACAACATTCAGTTCATGGAGTCTGTTCACGCCAAATCTTACTCTTCAATCTTCTCAACTTTGAATACTAAATCTGAAATTGAAGAAATTTTCGAGTGGACTAACAGTAACAAATACCTCCAAACCAAGGCGAAAATCATTAACGATATCTATGAAAATGGAACGCCTCTTCAGAAGAAGGTTGCTTCAACATATCTTGAAACATTCCTTTTCTATTCAGGGTTCTTTACTCCACTCTATTATCTTGGTAATAACAAGCTAGCTAACGTTGCTGAAATCATTAAACTTATTATCCGTGATGAATCTGTTCACGGAACCTATATTGGCTATAAATTCCAACTTGGATTCAACGAATTGCCTGAGGAAGAACAAGAAAGTTTCCGTGAATGGATGTATGATCTTCTCTACCAATTGTATGAAAATGAAGAGCTCTACACTAAATCTCTTTATGACGGTGTTGGATGGACTGAGGAAGTCATGACTTTCCTTCGTTACAACGCCAACAAAGCTCTTATGAACCTAGGACAAGATCCACTCTTCCCAGATAGTGCGAACGATGTTAACCCAATCGTTATGAATGGTATTTCTACAGGAACATCCAACCACGACTTCTTCTCTCAAGTTGGTAATGGTTACCTTCTAGGAACTGTCGAAGCCATGCAAGACGATGATTATAACTACGGACTATAA
- a CDS encoding YggT family protein — protein MSVLLYVIWARVVNVIEILLVVYALLSWFPGAYDTSLGRIIRQIVQPILAPFRRLNLAFAGIDFSIIVIVLLLNFSLRILRFILL, from the coding sequence ATGTCAGTATTACTTTATGTTATTTGGGCACGTGTTGTTAACGTGATAGAGATTCTTCTTGTAGTCTATGCTTTGTTATCCTGGTTTCCAGGAGCTTATGATACTAGCCTTGGAAGAATCATTAGACAAATTGTTCAACCGATTCTCGCACCATTTCGTCGCTTGAATTTAGCTTTTGCTGGTATTGATTTTTCAATAATCGTAATTGTACTTCTACTAAACTTTTCACTTAGAATTCTTAGATTTATTCTACTCTGA
- a CDS encoding cell division protein SepF, translating to MALKDAIDKIVSYFDTDEVTDYEDAAKEEAKERPVKARPVKAQRPVQTPPPRQQRQPERSQATVPPRRQHVNSDLQETQVLRSLPLSRSQANQGPQQMNTTKTTIAIKYPKKYEDAQEIVELLIENECVLIDFQYMLEAQARRCLDFIDGASKVLTGNLQKVGSSMYLLTPINVVVDIEEIGLAHGNQEANFDFDMKRR from the coding sequence ATGGCATTAAAAGACGCAATTGATAAAATTGTTTCATATTTTGATACCGACGAAGTAACAGATTATGAAGATGCTGCTAAAGAAGAGGCTAAAGAACGTCCAGTAAAAGCACGTCCAGTAAAAGCACAGAGACCTGTGCAGACACCACCTCCTCGTCAGCAACGTCAACCTGAGCGTTCTCAGGCAACAGTCCCTCCTCGTCGCCAACATGTTAATTCAGACTTACAGGAAACTCAAGTCCTTCGTAGTTTACCTCTGAGTCGTTCACAAGCAAATCAGGGACCACAACAAATGAATACAACTAAAACAACAATTGCAATTAAATATCCTAAAAAGTATGAAGATGCTCAGGAAATTGTAGAACTATTGATTGAAAATGAATGTGTTTTAATCGATTTTCAATATATGTTGGAAGCGCAAGCTCGTCGTTGTCTTGACTTTATTGATGGTGCTAGCAAGGTACTTACAGGCAACTTGCAAAAAGTCGGCTCTTCAATGTATTTGCTTACGCCAATTAATGTCGTAGTTGACATTGAAGAGATTGGTTTGGCTCACGGCAACCAAGAAGCTAATTTTGACTTCGACATGAAGAGACGTTAA
- a CDS encoding DivIVA domain-containing protein has translation MAITALDIKDKQFTTKFRGYNEQEVDEFLDIIVDDYEDLVRDNRELAARVKELEEKLAYFDEMKESLSQSVILAQETAEKVKASAADESANLINKANFNATHLVEEAKSKASEILRDATDEAKRVAIETEELKRQSRVFHQRLLAAVEGQLSLASAPEWGELLQPTAIYLQNSDAAFKEVVEKVLDEHVPDSNDAASFDATRQFTPDEMAELQRRVAESNKQVEDFSSPEVDETNEVVSTPVDFGIPDTFESEVADFPTSAPVDEDFDLQPESTGEINLNETQTFKLNISE, from the coding sequence ATGGCTATTACAGCACTTGATATTAAAGATAAACAGTTTACAACTAAATTTCGTGGATATAATGAGCAAGAAGTTGATGAATTTCTTGATATTATTGTAGACGATTATGAAGATTTAGTTCGTGACAATCGTGAACTTGCTGCTCGTGTAAAAGAGCTTGAAGAAAAATTGGCTTATTTTGATGAAATGAAAGAATCATTGAGTCAATCAGTTATTTTGGCTCAAGAAACAGCTGAAAAAGTTAAAGCTTCAGCGGCTGACGAATCAGCTAACTTGATTAATAAGGCTAACTTCAATGCTACTCATTTGGTTGAAGAAGCTAAATCTAAGGCATCTGAAATTCTTCGTGATGCAACAGATGAAGCCAAACGTGTTGCCATCGAAACGGAAGAACTTAAACGTCAAAGTCGTGTCTTCCACCAACGCCTATTGGCTGCAGTTGAAGGTCAGCTTAGCTTGGCAAGTGCTCCAGAATGGGGTGAATTGTTGCAACCAACAGCTATTTATCTTCAAAATTCAGATGCTGCCTTTAAAGAAGTTGTTGAAAAAGTTTTGGATGAACATGTACCTGATTCAAATGATGCAGCTTCATTTGATGCAACTCGTCAATTCACTCCTGATGAAATGGCTGAACTTCAACGTCGTGTTGCTGAAAGTAATAAACAAGTTGAAGATTTCTCTAGTCCAGAAGTTGATGAAACAAACGAAGTTGTTTCAACTCCAGTTGATTTTGGTATTCCAGACACTTTCGAGAGTGAAGTAGCAGATTTCCCAACTTCAGCACCAGTAGATGAAGATTTTGATTTGCAACCTGAGTCAACAGGTGAAATTAATCTTAACGAAACACAAACGTTTAAATTGAATATTAGCGAATAA